The Cryptococcus neoformans var. grubii H99 chromosome 13, complete sequence genomic interval AGATACCATAAGCGACAccgaaagagaaaacttCGGCAAGATCCCAAGAGTCGGGTGTAGTAGAAGGAAGGACTCGGTCAAGAGAAAGGGTCATGATGGTACCGTCGTTGAGAACAGCGATGATCAGGACCATGAAGGGAGGGAAGTCGAATCTCCAGGCGAAGGCCATGATGGCGAAGCAGAGTACGATACGGATGGTAACGGCACAAGCGTAGATAGCATAGTTCCTCATACGCTGGAAGATGACTCGAGAACCGTAGATGGCGTGGACGATAGTAGAGAGACCGGGCTCAGTAAGGACAATGTCAGCGGCACCTCGGGCAGCGTCGGTGGCACCCTCGACGGCGATACCGACGTTGGCACGAGAAAGAGCAGGGGCATCGTTGGCACCGTCACCAGTCATGGCACAAAGGTGGCCAAGGTTCTGGATACGCTTGACAATCTCGAACTTGTGCTCGGGGAAGACACCGGCGAAACCATCGGCGTCCATGATCATCTCGTCAAGGTTGGCATGCTTGCCACCAGCTTCGGGACCTTCCTTCAAAACCTTAGCAGGGTACATGTGGTCACCAAGACCAAGTCGTCGACCGGTTTCCTTAGCAATAGCAAGCTGGTCACCAGTAACCATCTTGACCTTGACACCGAGAGCCATAGCGTCGTCAATAGTCTTCTTGGTGTCCGATCGAGGAGGGTCAAAGATAGAAAGGAGACCGACAAGCTCGAAACCGTTACCCTCGGCGGAGGGGTCATCACCAGCAACATCCTCGTAAGCGACAGCGAGAGCACGGAGACCACGTCGGGCAAActcctcaacatcagcCTCAAGTTGGTCTTCAAGCTCGTTGGTCTTGCCACGGGAACAGAGTTCAATGATGATACCAGTCATACCCTTGGTAGCACGCTTAAGCTTGCCACCGTCCATGTCGTCTCGGTAAGTGATCTCGGTACGCTTGTCAACAGGGTTGAAGGGCTTGAAGTCAAGGAGCTGAATACCACCACGAGCTTGCTTGGGGTCAGGAAGGGTACCAACGACACAACCGTCAATGGCGTCCTGGTTCTCGGTACGGGAAGCATAGGCGGCGAGGAGACAGACGCCCTCAACGTCCCACTTGGAGTAGCACTTGACATTCTCCTTGTCAATAGTAAGCttgttggtggtgaggGTACCGGTCTTGTCGGAACAGAGAATGGTGACACCGGCAAGCTCTTCAATGGCAGTGATACGGGTAACGATAGCCTTGTGCTTGGCGAGCTGCTGGGCACCGACGGCAAGGGTGACGGACAAGACAGTAGGCATGGCAATGGGGATACCACCAATGAGCAAGACAAGGATGTTGTCAAGACCACGTCGGTAAGGGTATCGGAAGTCGGCGTAGAGAATCAAGATCtcgaggaggacgaagatACCGATGGAGCAGAGACAGAAAGAACCGATACGAGCAAGGACCTGCTGCAAGTGACCGACCTGGTCATTGTCCTGACCGACAAGAGTGGCAGCACGACCGAAGAAAGTGTTGGGACCGGTGGCAATAACGATACCCTCGGCCTCACCTTGCTTACAGGTGGAACCAGAGAAACACTCGTCACCCTCGCTCTTGCCGACGGGAAGAGACTCGCCAGTAAGAGCAGCCTGGTCCATGCTGTATCGATTGTCAGCGCTTGCAATGGCGCTTGTGGAATATGGATACTTACGAAACATCAATGGCCTCAACCAATCGACAGTCAGAAGGGCAGACATCACCGTGCTTGAAAGCGATAAGGTCTCCGGGAACAAGCTCGGCAGACTCGATCTCCTTCCATTGGCCGTCTCGCTTGACCCTGGCCTTAGGGGCAAGAGAGTCCATGAGAGCCTTGACAGCGTTACCAGCGTTACGCTCCTCAACGAAACCAATAGTAGAGTtaacaaaaagaagaagaacgatACCGACGAAATCTTGCCAGTCAGGGGGAGTACCACCACCGTTAGAAAGGGCGATGGCGACAAGGGCGGCACCCTCCATAACCCAGGAGAGAGGATTCCACATGAAAGAAAGGaattggaggaggacgcTAAAGGAATGTTAGTGCTACATAGCAGGGGAACGACAAGTGACGCTTACTTCTCGGActtctcttcaagcttgttAGGGCCAAAAATACCGATACGGTCAACGGCTTCAGTCTCGGTAAGACCAGCGTCGGTACATTGAAGGAGTTGGTAGACCTCCTCCATAACAACGTGCTCAATGTCgaccttgtccttgtcgtACAAGTCGGCAGCAGTGAACTGGATCTGTTGGCGGGAAAATAGAGTTAGCGGCGAGAACCGAAGTTGTGGAGTGGGGTGGTGCGATTGTGGAGTGGTGGAAAAAGGCTTGGCGGGGATGAAAAACATCACTTACAGTGTTCATGTCAACTTTGGCGTGGAGGTCACCCTCAGTCTTGTGCTCCATTTCCTTGTActctcgcttcttcctgGGCTCCTCGTCGGCTGGATGCAACAGTCAATCATCTTGTGCAAATAACGATCGTAACTACGACAAAActcaccagcagcagcagcagcgggGACGTCCTCACCCTGTACCTTGTTCTCGAGAGAGGATTCCCTGGTGGTCGGTAGTCAGCACAAAGAGATGCAAGCATTGAGAGAGTAATAAACATACTTGGTAGGAACCTCCTCGGTGTGACCGACTTTTTCGTTGTCAGACATGTTTGTCTTAAATTATTAGGGTAGATGTAGAAATGTATGAAAAGAAAGCTAAAACTAAGAGTTGGAGTATATAAAGGGCGCCCCAGCTGGTGTCGTTAGCTGTTTGCGGATGGGCTGTAGGATGTTTGTAGGCTACTGCCAGAAGCGGATCAAGGAGTTCTGAGAATTAGGTGGAGGATAAATCAGAATCCAGCAACGATCGTCGCTTTGTTCGAAGGataaagagaagaaaggaagagtggcggTGTGGTAGGTCGGGTGGGGAGGCTATAAGTaggaaaagagatgaaagagaagagatggaaaagagattgaaaaagaaaaacagAGGAGTTGTTAAGGCGACGACGAGGGGCGCGGACGAGGAGCTTGAAGGGGATAGCGTCGCTTCCCCCTTGGCCTCGGTTCTCCCGTCCGTGGCCGTTAGACTAATTTCCAGGGTCGTCTGCATCAGGGCCAAATGCGGTTTTTTCAAACCTCAGTTTCGACTCTGCGCGACTTGCCGCTTTGGGAAGGTCCGCCCAGGAAAACACGTAACATCGGTCTTGTCACTTGGCTCATATCCTTCACCCCATTGGCCCAGCGATAACGCTCATCTACTTTGGTCATGTTTGTCAGAATTTCAGGTCTGGTGCTGTCCGGAGTCGCTCCGGTGTCCACTCTCCGCCAGCGGCATCGTCGACACAAACAACTCCGGCTTCCACAGTACAAAATACGCAATGTCATGGATGCATACGCCCCCTCCTTTGCGTCTCGGTCTTTCTGCGGGCCAAGTAACATTGAATGGTCGTTGCGGCACTGACATAGTCATGCTGATCGTTATGACCCCTGCACGCTTCTTATAAAGCAGCCGTTCCATTCAGCGCAAGGAAGCTGCCGTATTGATTGCGCTGCTTGCGACTTCCTGCCCTTTTTTAGCACCACGTGGCTTTTCGTTGCTAATGCTGACGTTTGCCATCGCTCCTTATTTGCCCAGAAACAAATACAAGGTAATTCAGCCGAGTTCGGCATGCTGGTGGCAGCTATTTTGAACAGCTATTTTGAATGGCCCACATACTGCGGACAAGGCGCATGGGGTTCGACCCTAATATATAATAAGAAAGAATTCAGTCATTAGTGCCAGGAACTTGTAACATCCAGTACAGACTGCAGGAAACAAAGCTGTGAAAGCATGCATGCTATAATCCAATTATCGATGCGATGCGATGTTATGTTAGGCCAGAAGTTAGACTACATGCTGCCTATTCCCCAACACTTGCAAGCTTAACATGGTAATAGGTCTGGCAAATCTGCGTCTCAGCATTTCAGCCCTTTGGAGCCTCATTGAGGGCCCATGGGCGCGATCCTGACTTTTCAGAAGCCCGTCGATAACCATTTGAAGAAAACTACTTACGTAACCTattcattttttttcctgCTCCTCGGTTGATCTGATCGTTATCAACGATAACGAAGCACCTCGTTTCGCTTTGGAATTTTGACGGCCGTCCACGGGCTACGGACGTTACCCATGGCACATGGCACCAGACGTAATGAGACCGGCAAAGTGCACAATACAGAAAGTTATCCAGCATACAGCAAGGCAGTGATCTCTTCTAAACTTTTTATTCATGTGTGTCTGCCTTTGGCCGTCCGACTCCGTCTGCAGTATGTagacaaggaaaagcaagAACACGGGATCCGAGCCTTCCGCTGTTTATATGATACACAACCTCGTTCATGTCGGTTTGATGTATCGGAAAACCCCTGAAAACGTCCAACGAGGCTTATTCTCTCCGCTTGGGTTCTCTTCTGCTCGTCTGCTATTCCTGCCCTGACTCTTCCTTCTATTCAATTAATTGCAAGCCCCTGGTCTCCGGCGCCTCTTTGCATTTTGTCGCGCGATGTTTATATATAGTTctgtcgtcttcttctgtgTTCCCTGCTGCTGGACTCTTCATTCTGTTCCACCATCGGTGTGTGTGTGACCATGTTGCATGGATATGATCAATGCGCGAGATGGTTTGCTGGACCAAGCCTTTGACGCAAACATTCACGTCGATTATCCCGGAATCCATGTCCTATGTAAACGAGCAGCATGATAAAGACCACTAGatgtccttttctttttacAGACATCAACATGATGATAACTGAAGTCCGCCGCTTCGGTGACTTAGAAATAAAATGATAAATAAGATGGTCACTAGCCGTATCGGATTTGACCGACAGCGCCATGCCGAGCTTTTTCATATGGCGGCCGTTCTGATTTGAATTTTAATATTTAATAAAAAATAATAATCCCTCATGCGGACCCTCGATCTCATTAGAAATTTTACTAATCACGCATTCCACAAAAAAGTAACCGAAAAGGAAGACCGAGGACGGCTGAAAGACGTGAGAGTTCTTGCCCGATGTAGCTCAGTAATACACGTACATGCTCCGCCGTTGCGTATTGCGTCCGGTCAGGAATGTGAAGGATAAACTTATCTCATCCGTCGCTCGAACCAACACGAACGGTGATGCAGCAATTGTTTGTCCGTCCGATAAAAACACTTTCAAAACGCCGGCCACCGGAATGATATGACAATCCCCGACCACCCTTAAAATTTCGCATTTCCCCAATtatttccttcctttcttcctttcatcTTTCAGCCTTCAGAATTTTCCTATTTCAATCCCCTAAGATTTCCCCCAGCGCCCAGAGATGTACGCAATCTCATTTGGAATTTCTAATGAATTTGAATATCGAATTTCCTGATTCCTGATACATGCTTATATGTGTTGATATGTATTCGTTTATAAGCTTTGATTGGCTGCCAACATTGGGGTATTAAGTATTCATAATTAGCGTTAGCGAATAAAGATAAAACATCAAGGACTTGTTGAGCAAGCAAGTTCCATTGACCTCTAACTTTGTTTTAGCATTGATTTACTCCATCAGAAATTTCGATACAATTCCCTTGACTCTTGATACCTCAGTGCAGggcagaggatggaggaaaagagaaaaacTGCTGGTGCAGGACATCACATTGAAGACAGGGAGCAATTAACCACTGAAAACAACAGGAACGCAACGCTACGAGCTATGATTCGCTATTCGGCTTTCCTTATTCCTTAGCCTTTGCCGATCTCGAAGCTAATAATAACTACTTTTATCTATTCCCACTCAGATCTAATAAGATCGGACTTTCACTGCCGTTATTCGCTTTCGCTTCCTTTCTACTGTTCCATGGCCATAATACAGCTGAACTTGCGTAACGGATGATAGATAGTTGATACAACGAGAAAATAGGATAGACCCAGAGATCTAAGGCAATAATAGGCGAAGGCAGCTAGTAATAAAGACAGGAAGAGGCAACAAGAAAATAGAGACAACATAGTTTTTCAATCAAACTCAAACGGTAGTTGATGCGCACACTCTGTAGCTGATGCTCTGATATGTATAGATTTATGAGACTGAAATCTCGCTCATAGCTGGCGTATAATTTTCACCGCAATCTTAgatctcctttttttgACGCCTTATTTCAGAATGCAAACTTCTTTCATATCTCGTTTCCCTCCCTCGTTCTAGTTAACATCTCACGATATCGCCTTCAGACAATTCAACAACAATAGCCCTCCGAGCAAACTATGGGACTGCTAATAAGCATCAATGTTGCATAGCAGATGTAACAATTATGCAATGATATAGTGGAGTCGCTTCAACATTGTGAGAACAGATACAATATATAAATTAAGGAATCAGCGTAGAATAGGAAAATGACAGGTAAGAGCTGTTTTGATTGATCTTTGCCTTCGATACAGATTATCCATGCACAATGAAACGGCGGTTCTTGATTGATATCGACACATGAAGACCACCATCGTTTTCTTCTCGCtaagaaggaaaaagcgCTTCCTGTTCCGTACGGTACGGTTAAGTAATAATTTAGCTCGAGACTCGAGAGTCGTTCTAGTTCGGCAAAGAGATATGAGATGCAAGGCAAAAAGGACATTGCCACATAAAGCAAAGTGTCGAGGTAGGGGAATGAATGTgcagagagaaggaaagggataTGCAGTAATCAATACGTAAAATGTTGCCATC includes:
- a CDS encoding plasma-membrane proton-efflux P-type ATPase; translated protein: MSDNEKVGHTEEVPTKESSLENKVQGEDVPAAAAAADEEPRKKREYKEMEHKTEGDLHAKVDMNTIQFTAADLYDKDKVDIEHVVMEEVYQLLQCTDAGLTETEAVDRIGIFGPNKLEEKSENVLLQFLSFMWNPLSWVMEGAALVAIALSNGGGTPPDWQDFVGIVLLLFVNSTIGFVEERNAGNAVKALMDSLAPKARVKRDGQWKEIESAELVPGDLIAFKHGDVCPSDCRLVEAIDVSMDQAALTGESLPVGKSEGDECFSGSTCKQGEAEGIVIATGPNTFFGRAATLVGQDNDQVGHLQQVLARIGSFCLCSIGIFVLLEILILYADFRYPYRRGLDNILVLLIGGIPIAMPTVLSVTLAVGAQQLAKHKAIVTRITAIEELAGVTILCSDKTGTLTTNKLTIDKENVKCYSKWDVEGVCLLAAYASRTENQDAIDGCVVGTLPDPKQARGGIQLLDFKPFNPVDKRTEITYRDDMDGGKLKRATKGMTGIIIELCSRGKTNELEDQLEADVEEFARRGLRALAVAYEDVAGDDPSAEGNGFELVGLLSIFDPPRSDTKKTIDDAMALGVKVKMVTGDQLAIAKETGRRLGLGDHMYPAKVLKEGPEAGGKHANLDEMIMDADGFAGVFPEHKFEIVKRIQNLGHLCAMTGDGANDAPALSRANVGIAVEGATDAARGAADIVLTEPGLSTIVHAIYGSRVIFQRMRNYAIYACAVTIRIVLCFAIMAFAWRFDFPPFMVLIIAVLNDGTIMTLSLDRVLPSTTPDSWDLAEVFSFGVAYGIYLSASTIALYATMENTSFFEDRFGVEPLKGNSYGGHMVIYLQVAIISQALIFVTRSHGPSWTERPSVALMLAFCLAQLVSSIIAAYADWSFSQVHSISGGWIGIVWVWNIVWYFPLDGIKFIMKKTVIAALQRRKARKAGPAVADAALHRAPSRHESLYSNRTNFLTRAANRLRGGAKISMSQNELQRFSSIQAQQSGAALTRAHSRPAA